In Clostridium omnivorum, the DNA window GAAGTAACTATATTAACTCTTTCATCTGTACATTGGGCACTTAACATTGTAGCAATCAGAAGCTCATAGGGTGAATTAAAATTTAATGCACATTTAGCTCCGCTGTAATTTTGCTGTAAAATTTCCACTGCTTTTTTCATAGTAGCTTTATTCATTTTCTCACCTGCTTACAACTGTTATTATCAATATACTAAAAAAGTATATTTTAATAATATGTTATCATTAATAATCCTAAAATCAATACTCTAGGTTTATCCTACACTAAATAATTATTATTTATTCAATATAGGTTCTTTGTTTCAATATAAATAAAAGGCCTTTGGCAAAACATCATTTTGTCAAAGGCCTTTAAAATATTTATATTATTTTATGTTTAACTTACCACTTAATTTATTTAACATATCAGTAGTCATAGAAGCTAAATCGTATTTTGAACTAAAGCCCCATTCTTGTCTAGCTGCAGTGCAATCTATTGAATCTGGCCATGAATCAGCTATTGCTTGTCTAACTGGGTCTACATTGTAGGAAATTTCGAAGTCTTTTATGTGTTTCTTAATTTCAGCTGCAATTTGTGAAGGCTCAAAGCTCATAGCAGTAATATTAAATGCATTTCTATGCACTAGTTTTGAAGGATCTGCTTCCATTAAAGTAACTATTGCATTAAGAGCATCTGGCATATACATCATATCCATATAAGTTCCTTGTTTAATGAAACTTGAATATTTATGATTCTTTAATGCTTCATAGTATATGTCTACTGCATAGTCAGTAGTTCCTCCTCCAGGAAGAGTTTCATAGGAAATAAGTCCTGGGAAACGAACTCCTCTTGTGTCAACTCCAAACTTTTTGAAGTAATAATCACATAGTAATTCTCCAGAAACCTTTGTAACTCCATACATAGTTTGTGGACGTTGAATAGTATCTTGTGGAGTATTTACGCTTGGAGTAGATGGACCAAATGCACCTATTGAACTAGGTGTAAAGAATGCACAATTAAGTTCTCTAGCAACTTCTAGCGCATTAAATAGTCCTCCCATGTTTATATCCCATGCAAGTACTGGTTTAGCCTCTGCAACAGCAGATAATAGTGCTGCTAAGTGAATTATAGTATCTGCATTATATTGTTTTGCAATTTCAGCCATTCTTTTTGCATCTTTTACATCTAATATTTCAAATGGACCTGACTCAACTGCTACATTTCCATCAATTCTTCTTATATCAGTAGCTATTACATTATCGTTTCCATATATACTTCTCATGTGCATAACAAGTTCAGAACCAATTTGTCCTAATGCACCAGTTACTAGTATTTTTTTCATCGTTAGACCCTCCACACAATTAGTTTAATTTTATTTTTTATTATTTTATTATACCTAATCTTCTTCCTACTGTTGCATATGCTGCTAATGCTTGATCAAGCATTTCCTTTGTATGAGCTGCAGTAGGCATATTTCTAACTCTTGCAGTTCCTAGTGGTACTGTTGGGAACACTATTGATTTTGCATAAACTCCTTCTTTACGAAGCTCTCTACTAAATTCTTGAGCCTTATCAGCATCACCAATTATACATGGAGTAATTGGAGTTTCGCTATGTCCTATATCAAATCCTAAATCTTTAAGGCCTTTCTTTAAGTAGTTTCCATTTTCCCAAACCTTTTTAACAAGCTCATCACTTTCAGTTAAAATGTTAATTGCTTCTATGCAAGCTGCAGCAGCTGCTGGAGTAATTGAAGTTGAGAATAGGAATGGTCTTGCTCTAACTTTTAACCAATCTATTAAATCTTTTGATCCGGCTACATATCCACCCACAACTCCTATAGCTTTAGAAAGTGTTCCTATTTGGAAGTCTATCTTTCCTATTAAGTTATGATGAGTTGCAGATCCACTTCCATCTCCGCCTAATACTCCTGATGCATGTGCATCATCCACGTATGTAATTAGGTCAAATTCTTCTGCTATCTTTACTATTTCTGGCATTAGAGCTATATCTCCGTCCATAGAGAAAACTCCATCAGTTATAACCATTATTTTTTCATACAGACCTGATTCTTTAGCTTCTTTAGCCTTAGCTCTTAAATCTTCCATGTCTGAATGTTCAAATCTTATAATCTTAGCTCCAGAAAGTCTGCAGCCATCAATTATGGAGGCATGATTTAAAGCATCTGATAGTATTGCATCCTTCTTAGTCATAACTGCTGAAATTGCACCCATATTGCAATTAAAACCAGATTGGAATACTATTACTGCTTCTGAATGTTTAAATTTTGCAAGTTTTGCTTCTAATTCATCATGTATATCTAAAGTTCCGTTGATTGTTCTAACTGCTCCAGCTCCAACTCCATACTTCTCAGTTGCCTTAATTCCAGCTTCAATTAGTCTTGGATTTGTAGCAAGTCCTAAATAATTGTTTGAAGAAAGATTTATAAGTCTCTTTCCATTGATCTCAATAACAGGACCATTTGAGCCCTTAATAGTATCAATTTCATTGTATAATCCCTTGCTTCTTAAGTCCTCAAGGTTCTCAGTTAAATATTTTTGTAATGCTTTACTTCCCATGGTATATACCTCCTATATCCATTTAAATAAACAGTACCATAATATTTGGTGCTGATTCTAGACACTTTACTTTGCTAATGAATTATTGTTTACACCTATAGTATATAAAACTGAAGCAAATTTTGCAATAGAAAAAATTAGATGATGGTTATACTTCATTTATTCTTCTATTATCGTTTTCATTTACTAATATTCTATATAAAATAAATTTGCCCTTTTATCTATCTTGCTAATATTTTAAGTTATTTTCTTTAATAGATTAGCACAAAGCACCTATTTTTACTTTACATAATCGGTCATACTATTTGGCAATTTGGTCAACTGATTTTATCATCAACTTTAAGTTATTATTAAATAAGTTATCGCTTCATAGAAGTATTATATCTACACAATAGGTCTTATTATTATCTATAAAACTTTTATCATATATAAAAAACAGCCAAATTAGCTGTTTTCATAATCAATCCTTATATTCACCTTTATATTCCTCAGGAATTAACTTAGCTATTTCCTTCATCATTGTGTTTAAAGCTCTAGTTTCATATTGAACTTTGTCCTCTCCCTGAAGCCTTTTTGGAATTTCCATAGCATCTCCAATAGATACTCCTATTTTAGAATAACTAAACTTTTCCGAAGCCATATCTCCATCCTTTGCAATAGGCAGCAGTTTTTCAGTTCCCCAAATGCCTATTGGTACTATGGGCACCTTCGTAACCTTTGCTATAAGCAAAATTCCTTTCTTTGCTTGTATCATACTACCTGTCCTACTTCTAGTTCCTTCTGGAAATAATAAAATATTACCTCCACCCTTTACTATTTTAATTATTTTTTCAATACCTTCCTTATCGGCGGTATTTGGCCTTACTGGGGTTGTTTTAATTATATTAATACCAAGATTGGTTGTAGCATTCTCGCTTAATTTCACTCCAGCCACAAAAGTGACGTCTTGTGCTTCAAGTACCTTATTTAAAATAAGCGCATCAGAATTACTTAAATGATTGCATATAAAAATAACTGGGCCCTTAATACTTTTTAAATTTTCTCCACCATAAATATTAATATCTGCATATTTTTTTATTATATGATTTAGAACTGCTTTTGACATATACTTCACAAAACTATCAGGCATATAACTGATGAGCTTTGCCATTTTAGGAGATATCACTTATAACTCCACCTTTCTAATGGATTAGCTATGCTTATATTATAGTTTGAAATAATTTAAAAGTCTATTATAATAATCCATTACGTATGGTGAATTTATCTTTCTAAAATCTATATTTTCAACTTTCTTTGACATAAGGTAAATCAAAGCATTCCTCTGCAATATTGCTTTACCTCTCCATCCACAGGAAGTAAGCTTATACTTAGCATTAAAATTTTTATTATCTATATAAACTAATTCTAATAAATTAGGATTTATCATATAGTCATTTGGCTTGAAGAGATTAATATTGGATTTTATTACGCTTTCATTATATGGGCATAACCTTTGACAGCTATCACACCCAAAAAGCCTTCCATTAAGTTTTGAAAACCAAAAATCCTCAATATGCTTTTTTTGGGTTATATAAGATAAACAAATATTAGAATGGCTACTACTTACAGCCTTTGTAGGGCATTGCTTAGCGCAAATGTTACAGTCTCCGCATCCATTTTCTAATGCCTTATCTTCTTCAAAATATAAATCAGTTATAATTTCTCCTAGAAACACGTAAGAACCATACTTTTGGGTTATTAACATATTATTCTTTCCTATGAAGCCAATACCAGAAAGCTTAGCGATATATCTCTCAGGCAATGCATTATTATCCACAAAATAAATTGCCCTTCCTCCTATGCTGTTTATAAAATTACATATTTGTTCAAGATACTTACTTACTACTTTGTGATAATCAGATCCCCAGGTATATTTAGAAAATCCTTCTTCAGAACTTATAATATCATCATAAGAATAAGGAAAAGCAATAGATATTATAGTTTTTCCTTCCTTCATATATAAGAAAGGGTTAACTCTTTTCTCC includes these proteins:
- a CDS encoding L-threonine 3-dehydrogenase, coding for MKKILVTGALGQIGSELVMHMRSIYGNDNVIATDIRRIDGNVAVESGPFEILDVKDAKRMAEIAKQYNADTIIHLAALLSAVAEAKPVLAWDINMGGLFNALEVARELNCAFFTPSSIGAFGPSTPSVNTPQDTIQRPQTMYGVTKVSGELLCDYYFKKFGVDTRGVRFPGLISYETLPGGGTTDYAVDIYYEALKNHKYSSFIKQGTYMDMMYMPDALNAIVTLMEADPSKLVHRNAFNITAMSFEPSQIAAEIKKHIKDFEISYNVDPVRQAIADSWPDSIDCTAARQEWGFSSKYDLASMTTDMLNKLSGKLNIK
- a CDS encoding glycine C-acetyltransferase; the encoded protein is MGSKALQKYLTENLEDLRSKGLYNEIDTIKGSNGPVIEINGKRLINLSSNNYLGLATNPRLIEAGIKATEKYGVGAGAVRTINGTLDIHDELEAKLAKFKHSEAVIVFQSGFNCNMGAISAVMTKKDAILSDALNHASIIDGCRLSGAKIIRFEHSDMEDLRAKAKEAKESGLYEKIMVITDGVFSMDGDIALMPEIVKIAEEFDLITYVDDAHASGVLGGDGSGSATHHNLIGKIDFQIGTLSKAIGVVGGYVAGSKDLIDWLKVRARPFLFSTSITPAAAAACIEAINILTESDELVKKVWENGNYLKKGLKDLGFDIGHSETPITPCIIGDADKAQEFSRELRKEGVYAKSIVFPTVPLGTARVRNMPTAAHTKEMLDQALAAYATVGRRLGIIK
- the queG gene encoding tRNA epoxyqueuosine(34) reductase QueG, with the protein product MDCKNTIIDFCNSIGIDTLGFIRCRVFEELRPYLLERKLDKLENEFEEKDVEKRVNPFLYMKEGKTIISIAFPYSYDDIISSEEGFSKYTWGSDYHKVVSKYLEQICNFINSIGGRAIYFVDNNALPERYIAKLSGIGFIGKNNMLITQKYGSYVFLGEIITDLYFEEDKALENGCGDCNICAKQCPTKAVSSSHSNICLSYITQKKHIEDFWFSKLNGRLFGCDSCQRLCPYNESVIKSNINLFKPNDYMINPNLLELVYIDNKNFNAKYKLTSCGWRGKAILQRNALIYLMSKKVENIDFRKINSPYVMDYYNRLLNYFKL
- a CDS encoding lysophospholipid acyltransferase family protein → MISPKMAKLISYMPDSFVKYMSKAVLNHIIKKYADINIYGGENLKSIKGPVIFICNHLSNSDALILNKVLEAQDVTFVAGVKLSENATTNLGINIIKTTPVRPNTADKEGIEKIIKIVKGGGNILLFPEGTRSRTGSMIQAKKGILLIAKVTKVPIVPIGIWGTEKLLPIAKDGDMASEKFSYSKIGVSIGDAMEIPKRLQGEDKVQYETRALNTMMKEIAKLIPEEYKGEYKD